The segment ACCTTCTTAGCAAATTTAGTAAGCTCAATTGCCTCAGCAGTAGAATTGCCACCCGTACCAGCTATCACTGGAATACGACCTGCAACATGATCTACGGTTACACGAATCAACTCACAATGCTCTTCAACAGAAACCGTGGGAGATTCACCACTTGTGCCGACAATCACAATGCCGTCAGAGCCCTCTGCTACATGCCAATCCAATAATGACTTAAGGCCATCAAAGTCGAGACTGCCATCTTCAAACATTGGCGTCACGATGGCAGGCATGCTGCCAGAAATGGTCTTTTTACTACCTTTGGATTGAGCTGTATTTGTCACCGAATGTATACCGATTCTTAGCTGTCTTAACCTTGAAATTGTAACGGAATGCGCGCTTTTTACCCTTCTTTTACAGCGCAAAGGCGTTGAATCATGGCTGGTTTAGGCTCGCCCTGGTAAATATCCTCGTAGGCGAGGACTTTAAGGCCATGGCATCGAGCTAACTCTAGTAACTCCCCAGTTTTTAGCAGGAAATTAGGGTTAGACGGCTTTCCAAATTGCTCATTTCCTTGAGCAAAGGTTTCATAGATCAAAACCCCATTCTTCTCTAACATTTCCGGCAACCGATCCAAGTGGGGTCTATAGAGGTAATTGGTCACCACAATGCCGCTAAATCTGTCATTTCTCAGTGGCCAAGCATTCTCCTCCAAATTGAGTGCTTTTGGGCATATGAGGGGGTTGACAGCTTTTTCAATCTCACCGATATCTTGGTCAACGGCCAATACTGAGTGGCCCATCTCTGCCAACAGAAATGAGTGGCGCCCTCCTCCACAAGCGAGATCTAAAACGGTGCCCGTTTTTGGAATCTGAGAAGCAAAACGCCTCACCCAAGGTGAAGCGCTTTCTACAGCTACATGAGTAATCGTCACAATTCCTCATTAGTCGTAAGCCAGACCCATGGCTTCTCGAACTTCCCTCATGGTTTCTTGAGCAACCTTACGTGCTTTATCGCAACCATCAGCAATGATCGATCTGAGCAAGCTTGGGTCGTCTAAATATTTTTGTGCGCGCTCAAACATCGGCTGCTGTTCTGCCAGAATCGCATCGATAACGGGTTGCTTGCATTCCAAGCAACCAATGCCCGCAGACTTACACCCCTTATCAACCCACTGCTTAATTTCTTCATTGGAATAAACCGTGTGCAACTGCCACACCGGGCAACGAGCAGGATCACCCGCGTCAGTTCTACGAACACGCGCAGGATCAGTTGGCATCGTCCGAATCTTTTTGATTACATCCTCTGGTTGCTCACGAACACTAATCGTATTGCCATACGACTTGGACATTTTTTGACCATCTATACCCGGCATACGAGACGCTGTTGTCAAAAGGGCCTGTGGCTCGGGAAGAATAATTTTGCGTGCGCCTTCCAAGAAACCAAAAAGTCGTTCGCGATCTGCCATCGATAAACTTTGCGATTCCTGTAGCAATGCTTTTGCTTGTTCCAATGCCTCTTCATCACCACGCTCTTGAAACGCAACTCGCAACTCTAAGTACATTTTGGCGCGTTTGCTAC is part of the Polynucleobacter tropicus genome and harbors:
- a CDS encoding tryptophan--tRNA ligase, whose amino-acid sequence is MFAERVLSGMRPTGNLHLGHYHGVLKNWVRLQSEYPCFFFVADWHALTTHYESPEVIEQSVWDMVIDWLAAGVDPNQATLFIQSKVPEHAELFLLLSMGTPLGWLERVPTYKDQIEKLKEKDLQTYGFLGYPLLQAADILIYRAQHVPVGEDQVPHVEMTREVARRFNYLYGREPGFEEKALEAAKKLGSKRAKMYLELRVAFQERGDEEALEQAKALLQESQSLSMADRERLFGFLEGARKIILPEPQALLTTASRMPGIDGQKMSKSYGNTISVREQPEDVIKKIRTMPTDPARVRRTDAGDPARCPVWQLHTVYSNEEIKQWVDKGCKSAGIGCLECKQPVIDAILAEQQPMFERAQKYLDDPSLLRSIIADGCDKARKVAQETMREVREAMGLAYD
- a CDS encoding class I SAM-dependent methyltransferase; protein product: MTITHVAVESASPWVRRFASQIPKTGTVLDLACGGGRHSFLLAEMGHSVLAVDQDIGEIEKAVNPLICPKALNLEENAWPLRNDRFSGIVVTNYLYRPHLDRLPEMLEKNGVLIYETFAQGNEQFGKPSNPNFLLKTGELLELARCHGLKVLAYEDIYQGEPKPAMIQRLCAVKEG